In one Pseudoclavibacter sp. Marseille-Q3772 genomic region, the following are encoded:
- a CDS encoding isoprenyl transferase, translating to MKPAIVRRIPRIVYRVYSRRLWKLLDQTPVRPTHVAMIIDGNRRWAKQLGLQDAAAGHRAGAAKMIEFLRWCDRARINTVTLYLLSRDNLVGRDAEELHQLQRIIGQLARDIAATGRFQIQHVGSCAGLDAELAATLTQVCEATASANGPHVNLAIGYGGRSEIVDAMRAIVQQHANTGGSIEELADQLTPELIGEHLYTGGQPDPDLVIRTSGEQRLSDFMLWQSAHSEFYFVEALGPDLREVDFLRALRDFERRERRYGK from the coding sequence GTGAAACCAGCCATTGTGCGTCGAATTCCCCGAATCGTGTATCGGGTCTATTCGCGACGCTTGTGGAAGCTGCTCGATCAAACTCCGGTGCGTCCCACGCATGTGGCGATGATCATCGACGGCAACCGGCGTTGGGCAAAACAGCTGGGCTTGCAGGATGCGGCGGCTGGTCACCGTGCCGGGGCAGCGAAGATGATCGAGTTCTTGCGCTGGTGCGATCGTGCCCGCATCAACACCGTGACCCTCTATCTGCTCTCGCGCGACAATCTCGTCGGGCGCGATGCCGAAGAACTCCACCAATTGCAACGCATCATCGGCCAGTTGGCCCGAGACATCGCCGCGACCGGCCGGTTTCAGATTCAGCATGTTGGATCGTGTGCAGGGTTGGACGCGGAACTGGCCGCGACCCTGACGCAGGTTTGTGAGGCAACCGCATCCGCTAACGGACCGCATGTCAACCTAGCAATCGGGTATGGCGGGCGCAGCGAGATCGTGGATGCGATGCGGGCGATCGTGCAGCAGCATGCGAACACGGGTGGTTCGATTGAGGAACTCGCCGATCAGCTCACCCCCGAGCTCATCGGTGAGCATTTGTACACGGGTGGCCAGCCCGATCCCGATCTGGTCATCCGCACCTCGGGGGAGCAGCGGCTGAGCGATTTCATGCTGTGGCAGTCGGCGCACTCGGAGTTCTATTTTGTGGAGGCCCTCGGCCCTGATCTGCGCGAGGTCGACTTTCTGCGGGCCCTGCGTGATTTTGAGCGCCGCGAGCGCCGCTACGGCAAGTAG
- a CDS encoding hemolysin III family protein — translation MLAVAKPLLRGWMHLGVTPIAIILGTLLLPFVHSARALFAVSVYTLGSVILFGMSAMYHRFDWKPRTKALLRRLDHANIFLLIASTYTPMALLALEPSKGWLLFWLVWGVSLLGIFFNVVWISAPRPLYVALYLATGWIAMMFIVDLFRASIAMMVLILVGGVIYTAGAVIYAVKRPNPWPNYFGFHEIFHAATVAAWCCHWVAIFLIVLNPVVGG, via the coding sequence ATCCTTGCCGTTGCCAAGCCGCTGTTGCGCGGTTGGATGCACCTGGGCGTGACGCCGATCGCGATCATTCTCGGCACCCTGCTGCTGCCCTTCGTGCACAGTGCGCGGGCACTCTTCGCCGTGTCGGTGTACACGCTCGGATCGGTCATCCTCTTCGGTATGTCGGCGATGTACCACCGCTTCGACTGGAAACCGCGAACGAAGGCGTTGTTACGCCGGCTCGACCACGCGAACATTTTCCTGTTGATCGCCAGTACCTACACTCCCATGGCGCTGCTGGCACTGGAGCCATCGAAGGGCTGGCTACTGTTCTGGCTAGTGTGGGGAGTTTCGCTCCTGGGAATCTTCTTCAACGTCGTTTGGATCTCTGCTCCGCGACCACTCTACGTAGCGCTATATCTCGCAACCGGGTGGATCGCGATGATGTTCATCGTGGATCTGTTCCGCGCCTCGATCGCCATGATGGTGCTGATTCTGGTCGGTGGCGTGATCTACACCGCGGGCGCCGTCATATACGCCGTAAAGCGTCCAAACCCCTGGCCGAACTACTTCGGCTTTCACGAAATTTTTCACGCGGCCACCGTTGCCGCATGGTGCTGCCACTGGGTCGCAATTTTCCTCATTGTGCTCAATCCGGTCGTAGGCGGCTAG